One genomic region from Mangifera indica cultivar Alphonso chromosome 17, CATAS_Mindica_2.1, whole genome shotgun sequence encodes:
- the LOC123200616 gene encoding sucrose synthase-like isoform X1, whose translation MSMQTPLFTFYSLKLETMAERALTRVHSLRERLDETLYAHRNEILALLSRLEAKGKGILQHHQLILEFEAIPADNRKKLSDGAFSEVLRSTQEAIVLPPWVALAVRPRPGVWEYIRVNVHALVVEELLVAEYLHFKEELVDGSTNGNFVLELDFEPFTASFPRPTLSKSIGNGVEFLNRHLSAKLFHDKESMHPLLEFLRVHCHKGKNMMLNDRIQNLNSLQYVLRKAEEYLSTLPPATPYSEFLLKFQEIGLERGWGDTAERVLEMIQLLLDLLEAPDPCTLETFLGRIPMVFNVVILTPHGYFAQDNVLGYPDTGGQVVYILDQVRALEDEMLLRIKQQGLDITPRILIITRLLPDAVGTTCGQRLEKVYGTKYSDILRVPFRTEKGVVREWISRFEVWPYLETYTEDVAVEIAKELQGKPDLIIGNYSDGNIVASLLAHKLGVTQCTIAHALEKTKYPDSDIYWKKLDDKYHFSCQFTADLIAMNHTDFIITSTFQEIAGSKDTVGQYESHTAFTLPGLYRVVHGIDVFDPKFNIVSPGADMSIYFPYTEEKRRLKSFHAEIEELLYSPVENKEHLCVLKDRSKPILFTMARLDRVKNLTGLVEWFGKNTKLRELVNLVVVGGDRRKESKDLEEQAEMKKMHSLIETYKLNGQFRWISSQMNRVRNGELYRYICDTKGAFVQPALYEAFGLTVVEAMTCGLPTFATCNGGPAEIIVNGKSGFHIDPYHGQQAAEILVDFFGKCKADPSYWDKISQGGLKRIEEKYTWKIYSQRLLTLTGVYGFWKHVSNLDRLESRRYIEMFYALKYRKLAESVPLAVE comes from the exons ATGTCAATGCAGACTCCATTATTCACCTTCTACAGTTTGAAGCTCG AAACAATGGCCGAACGTGCTTTGACCCGCGTTCACAGCCTTCGTGAACGTTTGGATGAAACTCTTTATGCTCACAGGAATGAGATCTTGGCCCTGCTGTCCAG GCTTGAGGCTAAGGGGAAGGGGATATTGCAACACCATCAACTTATTCTTGAGTTTGAAGCAATCCCTGCAGATAACAGAAAGAAACTGAGTGATGGGGCATTTTCTGAAGTTCTTAGATCCACTCAA GAAGCAATTGTTTTACCTCCGTGGGTTGCGCTGGCTGTTCGTCCGAGGCCAGGTGTTTGGGAGTACATTCGTGTGAATGTCCACGCACTCGTTGTTGAGGAGCTCCTTGTGGCTGAATATCTCCACTTTAAGGAGGAACTTGTTGATGGAAG TACCAATGGCAACTTTGTGCTTGAGTTGGACTTTGAGCCATTCACTGCATCATTTCCTCGGCCAACTCTTTCAAAGTCGATTGGGAATGGAGTGGAGTTCCTTAACCGCCACCTTTCTGCAAAACTCTTCCATGACAAGGAGAGTATGCACCCACTGCTTGAATTTCTCCGAGTCCACTGCCACAAGGGCAAG AATATGATGCTGAATGACAGGATTCAAAACCTGAATTCTCTTCAGTATGTTCTGAGGAAGGCCGAGGAGTATCTGTCTACCCTGCCGCCTGCAACACCCTACTCTGAGTTTTTACTCAAATTCCAGGAGATTGGCTTGGAGAGAGGGTGGGGTGACACAGCCGAGCGTGTTCTAGAGATGATTCAACTCCTTTTGGATCTTCTTGAGGCACCTGATCCCTGCACTCTTGAGACTTTCCTTGGCAGAATACCCATGGTCTTCAACGTTGTCATTCTGACTCCCCACGGATACTTCGCTCAAGACAATGTTTTGGGTTACCCTGACACTGGTGGCCAG GTTGTTTACATCTTGGATCAAGTGCGTGCCCTGGAGGACGAGATGCTTCTACGTATAAAGCAGCAAGGACTCGACATCACTCCTCGCATCCTGATT ATTACTCGGCTGCTTCCAGATGCAGTAGGGACAACTTGTGGTCAGCGACTTGAGAAAGTGTATGGAACCAAGTATTCAGATATACTTCGAGTTCCCTTTAGAACAGAGAAGGGAGTTGTTCGGGAATGGATCTCAAGATTTGAAGTCTGGCCCTACCTAGAGACTTACACTgag GATGTTGCAGTTGAAATTGCTAAAGAGTTGCAGGGCAAGCCTGATCTGATAATTGGAAACTATAGTGATGGCAACATTGTTGCTTCTTTGTTGGCGCATAAATTAGGTGTTACACAG TGTACAATTGCTCATGCTCTTGAGAAAACAAAATACCCAGATTCAGATATCTACTGGAAAAAGTTGGATGACAAGTACCACTTCTCGTGCCAATTTACAGCTGATCTTATAGCCATGAATCATACAGACTTTATCATCACCAGCACCTTCCAGGAGATTGCAGGAAG CAAGGATACTGTTGGTCAATATGAGAGTCACACTGCTTTCACGCTTCCTGGACTCTACCGTGTTGTACATGGTATCGATGTGTTCGATCCCAAGTTCAACATTGTATCCCCTGGTGCTGATATGAGTATATACTTCCCGTATACTGAGGAGAAACGAAGGCTCAAATCTTTCCACGCCGAGATTGAGGAGCTACTTTACAGCCCGGTTGAGAATAAGGAACACTT ATGTGTGCTGAAAGATCGCAGCAAACCTATCCTGTTTACAATGGCAAGGCTGGATCGTGTAAAGAATTTAACGGGGCTTGTGGAATGGTTTGGGAAGAACACTAAGCTACGCGAGTTGGTTAACTTAGTTGTTGTTGGTGGTGATAGAAGAAAGGAATCCAAAGACTTGGAAGAGCAGGCAGAAATGAAGAAGATGCATAGCCTCATTGAAACATACAAGTTGAATGGGCAGTTCCGATGGATTTCATCACAGATGAACAGGGTCAGGAATGGTGAACTATACCGCTACATCTGTGATACAAAAGGAGCATTTGTGCAGCCTGCATTGTATGAGGCCTTTGGCTTGACAGTTGTTGAGGCCATGACCTGTGGATTGCCAACATTTGCAACTTGTAACGGAGGTCCTGCTGAGATTATAGTGAATGGAAAATCCGGCTTCCATATTGATCCTTACCATGGTCAGCAGGCTGCTGAAATCCTAGTCGACTTCTTTGGGAAGTGCAAGGCGGATCCTTCTTACTGGGACAAGATCTCCCAAGGGGGCCTGAAGCGTATCGAAGAAAA ATACACATGGAAGATCTACTCTCAAAGGCTTCTGACCCTCACTGGAGTTTATGGCTTCTGGAAACATGTGTCTAACCTAGACCGTCTCGAGAGCAGGCGCTACATCGAAATGTTTTATGCCCTCAAGTATCGAAAGCTG GCTGAATCTGTTCCTCTAGCTGTTGAGTAA
- the LOC123200616 gene encoding sucrose synthase-like isoform X2 — protein MAERALTRVHSLRERLDETLYAHRNEILALLSRLEAKGKGILQHHQLILEFEAIPADNRKKLSDGAFSEVLRSTQEAIVLPPWVALAVRPRPGVWEYIRVNVHALVVEELLVAEYLHFKEELVDGSTNGNFVLELDFEPFTASFPRPTLSKSIGNGVEFLNRHLSAKLFHDKESMHPLLEFLRVHCHKGKNMMLNDRIQNLNSLQYVLRKAEEYLSTLPPATPYSEFLLKFQEIGLERGWGDTAERVLEMIQLLLDLLEAPDPCTLETFLGRIPMVFNVVILTPHGYFAQDNVLGYPDTGGQVVYILDQVRALEDEMLLRIKQQGLDITPRILIITRLLPDAVGTTCGQRLEKVYGTKYSDILRVPFRTEKGVVREWISRFEVWPYLETYTEDVAVEIAKELQGKPDLIIGNYSDGNIVASLLAHKLGVTQCTIAHALEKTKYPDSDIYWKKLDDKYHFSCQFTADLIAMNHTDFIITSTFQEIAGSKDTVGQYESHTAFTLPGLYRVVHGIDVFDPKFNIVSPGADMSIYFPYTEEKRRLKSFHAEIEELLYSPVENKEHLCVLKDRSKPILFTMARLDRVKNLTGLVEWFGKNTKLRELVNLVVVGGDRRKESKDLEEQAEMKKMHSLIETYKLNGQFRWISSQMNRVRNGELYRYICDTKGAFVQPALYEAFGLTVVEAMTCGLPTFATCNGGPAEIIVNGKSGFHIDPYHGQQAAEILVDFFGKCKADPSYWDKISQGGLKRIEEKYTWKIYSQRLLTLTGVYGFWKHVSNLDRLESRRYIEMFYALKYRKLAESVPLAVE, from the exons ATGGCCGAACGTGCTTTGACCCGCGTTCACAGCCTTCGTGAACGTTTGGATGAAACTCTTTATGCTCACAGGAATGAGATCTTGGCCCTGCTGTCCAG GCTTGAGGCTAAGGGGAAGGGGATATTGCAACACCATCAACTTATTCTTGAGTTTGAAGCAATCCCTGCAGATAACAGAAAGAAACTGAGTGATGGGGCATTTTCTGAAGTTCTTAGATCCACTCAA GAAGCAATTGTTTTACCTCCGTGGGTTGCGCTGGCTGTTCGTCCGAGGCCAGGTGTTTGGGAGTACATTCGTGTGAATGTCCACGCACTCGTTGTTGAGGAGCTCCTTGTGGCTGAATATCTCCACTTTAAGGAGGAACTTGTTGATGGAAG TACCAATGGCAACTTTGTGCTTGAGTTGGACTTTGAGCCATTCACTGCATCATTTCCTCGGCCAACTCTTTCAAAGTCGATTGGGAATGGAGTGGAGTTCCTTAACCGCCACCTTTCTGCAAAACTCTTCCATGACAAGGAGAGTATGCACCCACTGCTTGAATTTCTCCGAGTCCACTGCCACAAGGGCAAG AATATGATGCTGAATGACAGGATTCAAAACCTGAATTCTCTTCAGTATGTTCTGAGGAAGGCCGAGGAGTATCTGTCTACCCTGCCGCCTGCAACACCCTACTCTGAGTTTTTACTCAAATTCCAGGAGATTGGCTTGGAGAGAGGGTGGGGTGACACAGCCGAGCGTGTTCTAGAGATGATTCAACTCCTTTTGGATCTTCTTGAGGCACCTGATCCCTGCACTCTTGAGACTTTCCTTGGCAGAATACCCATGGTCTTCAACGTTGTCATTCTGACTCCCCACGGATACTTCGCTCAAGACAATGTTTTGGGTTACCCTGACACTGGTGGCCAG GTTGTTTACATCTTGGATCAAGTGCGTGCCCTGGAGGACGAGATGCTTCTACGTATAAAGCAGCAAGGACTCGACATCACTCCTCGCATCCTGATT ATTACTCGGCTGCTTCCAGATGCAGTAGGGACAACTTGTGGTCAGCGACTTGAGAAAGTGTATGGAACCAAGTATTCAGATATACTTCGAGTTCCCTTTAGAACAGAGAAGGGAGTTGTTCGGGAATGGATCTCAAGATTTGAAGTCTGGCCCTACCTAGAGACTTACACTgag GATGTTGCAGTTGAAATTGCTAAAGAGTTGCAGGGCAAGCCTGATCTGATAATTGGAAACTATAGTGATGGCAACATTGTTGCTTCTTTGTTGGCGCATAAATTAGGTGTTACACAG TGTACAATTGCTCATGCTCTTGAGAAAACAAAATACCCAGATTCAGATATCTACTGGAAAAAGTTGGATGACAAGTACCACTTCTCGTGCCAATTTACAGCTGATCTTATAGCCATGAATCATACAGACTTTATCATCACCAGCACCTTCCAGGAGATTGCAGGAAG CAAGGATACTGTTGGTCAATATGAGAGTCACACTGCTTTCACGCTTCCTGGACTCTACCGTGTTGTACATGGTATCGATGTGTTCGATCCCAAGTTCAACATTGTATCCCCTGGTGCTGATATGAGTATATACTTCCCGTATACTGAGGAGAAACGAAGGCTCAAATCTTTCCACGCCGAGATTGAGGAGCTACTTTACAGCCCGGTTGAGAATAAGGAACACTT ATGTGTGCTGAAAGATCGCAGCAAACCTATCCTGTTTACAATGGCAAGGCTGGATCGTGTAAAGAATTTAACGGGGCTTGTGGAATGGTTTGGGAAGAACACTAAGCTACGCGAGTTGGTTAACTTAGTTGTTGTTGGTGGTGATAGAAGAAAGGAATCCAAAGACTTGGAAGAGCAGGCAGAAATGAAGAAGATGCATAGCCTCATTGAAACATACAAGTTGAATGGGCAGTTCCGATGGATTTCATCACAGATGAACAGGGTCAGGAATGGTGAACTATACCGCTACATCTGTGATACAAAAGGAGCATTTGTGCAGCCTGCATTGTATGAGGCCTTTGGCTTGACAGTTGTTGAGGCCATGACCTGTGGATTGCCAACATTTGCAACTTGTAACGGAGGTCCTGCTGAGATTATAGTGAATGGAAAATCCGGCTTCCATATTGATCCTTACCATGGTCAGCAGGCTGCTGAAATCCTAGTCGACTTCTTTGGGAAGTGCAAGGCGGATCCTTCTTACTGGGACAAGATCTCCCAAGGGGGCCTGAAGCGTATCGAAGAAAA ATACACATGGAAGATCTACTCTCAAAGGCTTCTGACCCTCACTGGAGTTTATGGCTTCTGGAAACATGTGTCTAACCTAGACCGTCTCGAGAGCAGGCGCTACATCGAAATGTTTTATGCCCTCAAGTATCGAAAGCTG GCTGAATCTGTTCCTCTAGCTGTTGAGTAA